The following proteins are co-located in the Motilibacter rhizosphaerae genome:
- the ybeY gene encoding rRNA maturation RNase YbeY, producing MSIEVNNESGVALDEERLVALARATLDRLRIHPLAELSVAVVDERAMEDLHVRFMDLPGPTDVMSFPMDELRAPRDDEEPEPGLLGDIVLCPTVAERQAAEAGHSTADELDLLLVHGILHLLGHDHAEPEEHAVMFGLQGKLLDAWRSDRRRGAGTL from the coding sequence ATGAGCATCGAGGTCAACAACGAGTCGGGCGTCGCGCTCGACGAGGAGCGGCTGGTCGCCCTCGCCCGGGCGACGCTCGACCGCCTGCGCATCCACCCGCTGGCCGAGCTGTCGGTCGCCGTCGTCGACGAGAGGGCGATGGAGGACCTGCACGTCCGCTTCATGGACCTGCCGGGCCCGACCGACGTCATGAGCTTCCCGATGGACGAGCTGCGGGCGCCGCGCGACGACGAGGAGCCCGAGCCGGGGCTGCTCGGCGACATCGTGCTCTGCCCGACCGTCGCCGAGCGCCAGGCCGCCGAGGCGGGGCACTCCACTGCCGACGAGCTCGACCTGCTGCTGGTCCACGGCATCCTGCACCTGCTGGGGCACGACCACGCCGAGCCCGAGGAGCACGCCGTGATGTTCGGGCTGCAGGGCAAGCTGCTCGACGCGTGGCGCAGCGACCGGCGACGCGGCGCGGGGACGCTGTGA
- a CDS encoding acyltransferase family protein translates to MRTYANLDGLRGFAALVVVMTHSINTFLPAVSGVGVVQHEWFEPALRQPPLTLLWNGEIAVAVFFVLSGFVLSAKFFQTGSRDAVVSSALRRYVRLVVPVLSAVLVAAALMRAGLMHNQEGARVSGSTGWLAVQWTVQAHLRPALDEGLVGAFTHAAPQFDSSLWTMGYELTGSFIVFGTLLIVGRVRRRGWLYAALLLWFLQDYYAAFIAGVAICDGWHNAPRVRAALERWAPALLGVGLLLGLWPVKTFPGMVLNRLVDLHAPAHVAPLHQLAHELSAVGILIGVLSLGPLSAVLRTRPLQFLGRVSFSLYLLHVLVLGSLSCWLLARLAPDLGYGAAAATSFAVTLLVCFAAAAAFTRYVDDQAIVLSARFARLFTTESPTRPQADAGAQDDLDGLPLPQLAGGAAPSAPAAPGRRSG, encoded by the coding sequence GTGCGGACGTACGCCAACCTCGACGGCCTGAGGGGCTTCGCCGCGCTCGTCGTCGTGATGACGCACTCCATCAACACCTTCCTGCCCGCGGTCTCCGGCGTGGGGGTCGTGCAGCACGAGTGGTTCGAGCCCGCGCTGCGCCAGCCGCCGCTGACGCTGCTGTGGAACGGCGAGATCGCCGTCGCGGTCTTCTTCGTGCTGAGCGGCTTCGTGCTCAGCGCCAAGTTCTTCCAGACGGGGTCGCGCGACGCCGTCGTCAGCAGTGCGCTGCGCCGCTACGTGCGGCTCGTCGTGCCCGTCCTCTCCGCCGTCCTCGTCGCGGCGGCCCTGATGCGTGCGGGGCTCATGCACAACCAGGAGGGCGCGCGGGTCAGCGGCTCCACCGGCTGGCTCGCGGTGCAGTGGACGGTGCAGGCCCACCTCCGGCCAGCCCTGGACGAGGGCCTGGTCGGCGCCTTCACGCACGCGGCGCCCCAGTTCGACAGCAGCCTGTGGACGATGGGCTACGAGCTCACCGGGTCCTTCATCGTCTTCGGCACCCTGCTCATCGTCGGCCGGGTGCGGCGCCGGGGCTGGCTGTACGCCGCCCTCCTCCTGTGGTTCCTGCAGGACTACTACGCGGCGTTCATCGCCGGGGTCGCCATCTGCGACGGGTGGCACAACGCTCCACGGGTGCGCGCCGCGCTCGAGCGCTGGGCCCCGGCCCTCCTCGGGGTCGGGCTGCTGCTCGGCCTGTGGCCGGTGAAGACGTTCCCGGGCATGGTGCTCAACCGCCTCGTCGACCTCCACGCACCCGCGCACGTCGCGCCGCTGCACCAGCTCGCGCACGAGCTGTCCGCGGTCGGGATCCTCATCGGGGTGCTCTCGCTCGGCCCGCTCTCGGCCGTGCTGCGGACGCGCCCCTTGCAGTTCCTCGGGCGCGTCTCGTTCTCGCTCTACCTCCTCCACGTGCTCGTGCTGGGGAGCCTCTCGTGCTGGCTGCTCGCCCGGCTCGCCCCGGACCTCGGCTACGGCGCCGCCGCTGCGACCTCCTTCGCCGTCACCCTCCTGGTGTGCTTCGCGGCGGCCGCCGCGTTCACCCGCTACGTCGACGACCAGGCGATCGTGCTGTCGGCGCGCTTCGCCCGGCTGTTCACGACCGAGTCCCCGACGCGCCCGCAAGCGGACGCCGGCGCTCAGGACGACCTCGACGGGTTGCCGCTGCCGCAGCTCGCGGGAGGGGCCGCGCCCTCGGCGCCGGCAGCCCCCGGGCGCAGGTCGGGCTGA
- a CDS encoding PhoH family protein has translation MANTGTSEASTSSTITVPASQPMVALLGPADELLRVVERAFPDLDIHVRGNQITLTGAPSEAALAERLFAELVTVLRTGQGLTGDAVERSVRMLRDATEEQPAEVLTLSILSNRGKTIRPKTLGQKRYVDAIDRNTITFGIGPAGTGKTYLAVAKAVQALLGKQVTRIILTRPAVEAGERLGFLPGTLSEKIDPYLRPLYDSLQDMLDPATIPRLMTEGVIEVAPLAYMRGRTLNDAFIILDEAQNTSAEQMKMFLTRLGFGSRMVVTGDVTQVDLPSGTQSGLRVVQDILGDVGDVAFCRLSSQDVVRHRLVSDIVAAYERFDSQGGPATARHGAKGQDRRGPSRA, from the coding sequence ATGGCGAACACCGGCACCTCAGAGGCGAGCACCTCGTCCACCATCACGGTCCCCGCGAGCCAGCCGATGGTGGCGCTCCTCGGCCCGGCCGACGAGCTGCTCCGCGTGGTCGAGCGCGCGTTCCCCGACCTGGACATCCACGTGCGCGGCAACCAGATCACGCTCACCGGCGCGCCCTCCGAGGCCGCGCTCGCCGAGCGGCTGTTCGCCGAGCTCGTCACGGTGCTGCGCACCGGGCAGGGCCTCACCGGCGACGCGGTCGAGCGCAGCGTGCGGATGCTGCGCGACGCGACCGAGGAGCAGCCCGCCGAGGTGCTCACGCTCTCGATCCTCAGCAACCGCGGCAAGACGATCCGCCCGAAGACGCTCGGGCAGAAGCGCTACGTCGACGCGATCGACCGCAACACCATCACCTTCGGCATCGGCCCCGCCGGCACCGGCAAGACCTACCTCGCGGTCGCGAAGGCCGTGCAGGCCCTGCTCGGCAAGCAGGTCACGCGCATCATCCTCACGCGGCCCGCGGTCGAGGCGGGGGAGCGGCTCGGGTTCCTGCCCGGGACGCTGAGCGAGAAGATCGACCCCTACCTGCGCCCGCTCTACGACAGCCTGCAGGACATGCTCGACCCGGCGACGATCCCGCGGCTCATGACCGAGGGCGTCATCGAGGTCGCGCCGCTGGCCTACATGCGCGGCCGCACGCTCAACGACGCGTTCATCATCCTCGACGAGGCGCAGAACACCTCCGCCGAGCAGATGAAGATGTTCCTCACCCGGCTCGGGTTCGGCTCGCGGATGGTCGTGACCGGCGACGTGACGCAGGTCGACCTGCCGAGCGGCACGCAGAGCGGGCTGCGGGTCGTCCAGGACATCCTCGGCGACGTCGGCGACGTGGCCTTCTGCCGGCTCTCCTCCCAGGACGTCGTGCGCCACCGGCTGGTCAGCGACATCGTCGCCGCCTACGAGCGCTTCGACTCGCAGGGCGGCCCCGCCACTGCCCGCCACGGGGCGAAGGGCCAGGACCGCCGCGGTCCCTCGCGCGCATGA
- a CDS encoding Pr6Pr family membrane protein — protein MIDWRSPLARTWYAVTALAAGVGLVMQAFVTAAHEGGHFTSTPARVLNLLFFFTIESNVLVLLTHAVLAAAPRVLPAWFAVVRLAGLVAISLTGVVYHAVLKDLLDLSGAAKASDVLLHTVSPLLTVVGWLASGPRGQATVPRALRAAVFPVAYLVVTLARGPLTGDWYPYPFLDVQDHGYARVLANAVVVAVVFFALAGAYAALDRGLDRALAGRAAPRDRFEGRRTGRREG, from the coding sequence ATGATCGACTGGCGCTCGCCGCTGGCCCGCACCTGGTACGCCGTCACGGCCCTCGCGGCCGGCGTCGGCCTCGTCATGCAGGCGTTCGTCACGGCCGCGCACGAGGGCGGCCACTTCACCTCGACGCCCGCGCGGGTGCTGAACCTGCTCTTCTTCTTCACCATCGAGTCCAACGTGCTGGTCCTGCTGACCCACGCCGTGCTCGCCGCCGCGCCGCGGGTCCTGCCGGCGTGGTTCGCCGTCGTCCGGCTCGCGGGACTCGTCGCCATCAGCCTCACCGGCGTCGTCTACCACGCGGTGCTCAAGGACCTCCTCGACCTCAGCGGCGCGGCCAAGGCCTCGGACGTGCTGCTGCACACGGTCTCCCCGCTGCTCACCGTCGTCGGCTGGCTGGCGTCCGGCCCGCGGGGCCAGGCCACGGTGCCACGCGCGCTGCGGGCGGCGGTCTTCCCCGTCGCGTACCTCGTCGTCACGCTGGCCCGCGGGCCGCTCACCGGCGACTGGTACCCCTATCCCTTCCTCGACGTGCAGGACCACGGGTACGCCCGCGTGCTCGCCAACGCCGTCGTCGTCGCGGTCGTGTTCTTCGCCCTCGCCGGCGCGTACGCGGCGCTCGACCGGGGGCTGGACCGGGCGCTCGCGGGTCGCGCCGCGCCCCGGGATAGGTTCGAGGGACGTCGGACGGGGAGGCGCGAGGGATGA
- a CDS encoding M13 family metallopeptidase encodes MSTGTSSPLRSGIDLADGRPEVRPQDDLFRFVNGRWLDDVAIPDDRASAGTFYDLHDEAEAHLRRLVETLATSPAAEGTDERKVGDLYASFLDVETIERLGTTPLAGDLAAIEAVTSTSELARLLGALQRKGVTGAVAAYVNTDAKRSDRYVVHLSQAGLGLPDESYYRDESFEPVRTAYREHLVRMLALAGLDDPEGRAARTYALEERLAGVHWDRVSARDAVKSYTLVERAGLAELAPAYDWAAWLEGLEAPESALAEVVVRQPSFLAGLSAALVEVPLRDWQDWAAWRLLRASAPLLPEALAAESFAFYGTTLTGAPEQRERWKRGIDVVESALGEALGRRYVADHFPPRSKELMLELVGNLVEAYREDITALDWMSPETKARALEKLDAFTPKIGYPDEWRDYSALEVRRDDLVGNVQRADAFELDRDLAKLGGPVDRGEWFMTPQTINAYYNPGMNEIVFPAAILQPPFFDPDADAAVNYGGIGAVIGHEIGHGFDDQGSKYDGAGNLHDWWTDADRAAFDERAAALIAQFDALEPAQTPGQHVNGALTVGENIGDLGGLTVAYKAYELSLGGAEPPVIDGLTGWQRFFISWARIWRGKGRDADVARRLAVDPHSPTEFRCNAVVRNLDEFHAAFGTATSDGLWLEPADRVRIW; translated from the coding sequence ATGAGCACGGGGACCAGCAGCCCGCTGCGGAGCGGCATCGACCTGGCGGACGGCCGCCCGGAGGTGCGCCCGCAGGACGACCTGTTCCGCTTCGTCAACGGGCGGTGGCTCGACGACGTCGCGATCCCGGACGACCGGGCGTCGGCGGGCACGTTCTACGACCTGCACGACGAGGCCGAGGCGCACCTGCGCCGCCTCGTCGAGACGCTCGCCACCTCCCCGGCCGCCGAGGGCACCGACGAGCGCAAGGTCGGCGACCTCTACGCCAGCTTCCTCGACGTCGAGACCATCGAGCGGCTCGGCACGACGCCGCTCGCCGGCGACCTCGCCGCGATCGAGGCCGTGACCAGCACCTCCGAGCTCGCCCGGCTGCTCGGCGCCCTGCAGCGCAAGGGGGTGACCGGGGCGGTGGCGGCGTACGTCAACACCGACGCCAAGCGCTCCGACCGCTACGTCGTCCACCTCTCCCAGGCGGGGCTCGGGCTGCCCGACGAGTCCTACTACCGCGACGAGTCCTTCGAGCCGGTCCGCACCGCGTACCGCGAGCACCTCGTGCGCATGCTCGCGCTCGCCGGGCTCGACGACCCGGAGGGCCGCGCCGCGCGCACCTACGCGCTGGAGGAGCGGCTCGCCGGCGTGCACTGGGACCGCGTCTCCGCGCGCGACGCGGTGAAGTCCTACACGCTCGTCGAGCGGGCCGGGCTGGCCGAGCTCGCTCCCGCGTACGACTGGGCGGCGTGGCTGGAGGGGCTCGAGGCTCCGGAGAGCGCGCTCGCCGAGGTCGTCGTGCGCCAGCCGAGCTTCCTCGCCGGCCTGTCGGCGGCGCTCGTCGAGGTGCCGCTGCGCGACTGGCAGGACTGGGCCGCCTGGCGCCTGCTGCGCGCCAGCGCGCCCCTGCTGCCCGAGGCGCTCGCGGCGGAGAGCTTCGCGTTCTACGGCACCACGCTCACGGGCGCGCCCGAGCAGCGCGAGCGCTGGAAGCGCGGGATCGACGTCGTCGAGTCCGCGCTCGGGGAGGCGCTCGGCCGGCGCTACGTCGCCGACCACTTCCCGCCGCGCTCGAAGGAGCTCATGCTCGAGCTCGTCGGGAACCTCGTCGAGGCGTACCGCGAGGACATCACCGCGCTCGACTGGATGAGCCCGGAGACCAAGGCCCGCGCGCTCGAGAAGCTCGACGCGTTCACGCCCAAGATCGGCTACCCCGACGAGTGGCGCGACTACTCGGCGCTGGAGGTCCGGCGCGACGACCTGGTCGGCAACGTCCAGCGGGCCGACGCGTTCGAGCTCGACCGCGACCTCGCCAAGCTGGGCGGCCCCGTCGACCGTGGCGAGTGGTTCATGACGCCGCAGACGATCAACGCCTACTACAACCCGGGCATGAACGAGATCGTCTTCCCGGCGGCGATCCTGCAGCCGCCGTTCTTCGACCCCGACGCCGACGCGGCGGTCAACTACGGCGGCATCGGCGCCGTCATCGGGCACGAGATCGGCCACGGCTTCGACGACCAGGGCTCGAAGTACGACGGCGCCGGCAACCTCCACGACTGGTGGACCGACGCCGACCGGGCCGCGTTCGACGAGCGGGCGGCCGCGCTGATCGCGCAGTTCGACGCGCTCGAGCCGGCGCAGACCCCGGGCCAGCACGTCAACGGGGCGCTCACCGTGGGCGAGAACATCGGCGACCTCGGGGGTCTCACCGTCGCGTACAAGGCCTACGAGCTGTCGCTCGGCGGCGCGGAGCCGCCGGTGATCGACGGCCTCACCGGCTGGCAGCGGTTCTTCATCAGCTGGGCGCGCATCTGGCGCGGCAAGGGCCGCGACGCCGATGTGGCCCGCCGCCTGGCCGTGGACCCGCACTCGCCGACCGAGTTCCGGTGCAACGCGGTCGTGCGCAACCTCGACGAGTTCCACGCGGCCTTCGGCACCGCGACCAGCGACGGGCTCTGGCTGGAGCCCGCGGACCGGGTGCGGATCTGGTGA
- a CDS encoding S8 family serine peptidase, whose amino-acid sequence MPLRPLRRPLVLTAGPALALGLLAGVGLPFPSSAAVPAADRGASSVFVWYAPGATAAQRQVALQSADLHAASRAEVPRTESVPVPAGEDASDVAASLRGRPGVRFAIPDLPVLRDATPAPDQLSQEWGLRNDGQTILDPDVSAPQKGAFNVDVDAPEAWARTRGSRSTIVAVIDSGVDITHPDLAPSIWTNPRPTSLNPDRPKEKDLHGWDFCHEDGSVYDPDEYFDDGGERELNDLHGTHVAGTIAAADDGAGTSGVAPGVTIMPLKVFGTKANGDDCGSDGIFEALVYAALHGAKVVNASWSISATDARDRAEIDDLFTTLGQEYGIVIVAAAGNGVVSADGQDAGIDVDAALAAEAAGDTSTDVPYPAASLSPNVITVGAVDNRGRLAPFSNYGYRSVDLLAPGVSVWSTIPGALTKGDYSRAYGFLSGTSMAAPHVTGEVALLASAGRLPATELVDRVVHTGKPLRSVPARGTATNDMADAYRALQPGTTLESSVAPPTVHTGGRAVATATLHDAVTWTPLARQLVVPCFRAAASRRWSCAPAVRTGLDGRASVTVAPSATTAVRWYFRGVPGSPAAAGPVQVVGLTRRVSAALSSTRVASGGQVRVTGRVTPGERGTTVLLQHLQGGRWRDLLTGVTDGTGRYRFRVQLERDGTRALRVLVPASDGYSASTSSKRTLTVT is encoded by the coding sequence ATGCCGTTGCGGCCCCTGCGCCGTCCGCTCGTGCTGACCGCAGGTCCCGCGCTCGCGCTGGGACTGCTCGCGGGCGTGGGCCTGCCCTTCCCGTCGTCGGCCGCGGTCCCCGCCGCTGACCGCGGCGCCTCCAGCGTCTTCGTCTGGTACGCGCCGGGGGCGACCGCGGCGCAGCGCCAGGTGGCGCTGCAGTCGGCGGACCTGCACGCGGCCTCCCGCGCGGAGGTGCCGCGCACCGAGAGCGTGCCGGTCCCCGCCGGCGAGGACGCCTCCGACGTCGCGGCCTCGCTGCGCGGCCGCCCCGGTGTGCGCTTCGCGATCCCGGACCTGCCGGTGCTGCGCGACGCGACGCCGGCGCCGGACCAGCTGTCGCAGGAGTGGGGGCTGCGCAACGACGGCCAGACGATCCTCGACCCCGACGTGAGCGCGCCGCAGAAGGGCGCCTTCAACGTCGACGTCGACGCCCCCGAGGCCTGGGCCCGGACCAGGGGCAGCCGCTCGACGATCGTCGCGGTCATCGACTCGGGCGTGGACATCACGCACCCCGACCTCGCGCCGAGCATCTGGACCAACCCGAGGCCGACGTCGCTGAACCCCGACCGGCCGAAGGAGAAGGACCTCCACGGCTGGGACTTCTGCCACGAGGACGGGTCGGTCTACGACCCGGACGAGTACTTCGACGACGGCGGCGAGCGCGAGCTCAACGACCTCCACGGCACCCACGTGGCCGGCACGATCGCTGCCGCCGACGACGGCGCCGGCACGAGCGGTGTCGCGCCCGGCGTGACGATCATGCCGCTGAAGGTGTTCGGCACGAAGGCCAACGGCGACGACTGCGGCTCGGACGGCATCTTCGAGGCGCTCGTCTACGCCGCGCTGCACGGCGCGAAGGTCGTCAACGCCAGCTGGAGCATCTCGGCGACCGACGCGCGCGACCGCGCGGAGATCGACGACCTGTTCACGACGCTGGGCCAGGAGTACGGCATCGTCATCGTCGCGGCCGCCGGCAACGGTGTCGTCAGCGCGGACGGCCAGGACGCCGGCATCGACGTCGACGCGGCGCTGGCGGCCGAGGCCGCGGGCGACACGAGCACTGACGTGCCCTACCCGGCCGCGTCGCTCTCCCCCAACGTCATCACCGTCGGGGCCGTGGACAACAGGGGTCGCCTGGCGCCGTTCTCGAACTACGGCTACCGCAGCGTCGACCTGCTCGCCCCCGGCGTCTCGGTGTGGAGCACGATCCCGGGCGCGCTGACGAAGGGCGACTACTCCCGCGCCTACGGCTTCCTCTCCGGGACCTCGATGGCCGCTCCGCACGTGACCGGCGAGGTCGCGCTGCTGGCGAGCGCGGGCCGGCTCCCGGCCACCGAGCTCGTCGACCGGGTCGTGCACACGGGCAAGCCGCTGCGCTCCGTGCCCGCGCGCGGCACGGCGACCAACGACATGGCGGACGCGTACCGCGCGCTCCAGCCGGGGACGACGCTGGAGTCCTCCGTCGCCCCGCCCACCGTGCACACCGGGGGCCGGGCGGTCGCCACGGCCACCCTGCACGACGCCGTGACCTGGACGCCCCTGGCCCGCCAGCTCGTCGTCCCGTGCTTCCGCGCCGCGGCCTCGCGCCGGTGGAGCTGCGCCCCCGCGGTCCGTACGGGCCTCGACGGCCGCGCGTCGGTGACGGTCGCGCCGTCCGCGACGACGGCGGTGCGCTGGTACTTCCGCGGCGTCCCCGGCTCCCCGGCGGCGGCCGGCCCGGTGCAGGTCGTCGGGCTGACCCGCCGCGTCAGCGCCGCGCTCAGCAGCACCCGCGTCGCGAGCGGCGGGCAGGTGCGGGTCACCGGGCGGGTGACGCCGGGGGAGCGCGGCACCACCGTGCTGCTCCAGCACCTGCAGGGCGGGCGCTGGCGCGACCTGCTCACCGGCGTCACCGACGGCACCGGCCGCTACCGCTTCCGCGTCCAGCTCGAGCGCGACGGGACCCGTGCGCTGCGCGTGCTCGTGCCGGCGAGCGACGGCTACAGCGCGTCGACGAGCTCGAAGCGGACGCTGACCGTCACCTGA
- a CDS encoding HIT domain-containing protein gives MTTSPVADCLFCRIVAGEVPSTEVASSAGAYAFRDIDPKAPTHVLVVPRTHAPDLAALAVADPAGLAAVGELVGEVARAEGLEAYRTVFNTGAGAGQTVFHAHAHVIGGRDLGWPPG, from the coding sequence GTGACCACCAGCCCCGTGGCCGACTGCCTGTTCTGCCGGATCGTCGCGGGCGAGGTGCCCTCGACGGAGGTGGCGTCCAGCGCCGGCGCGTACGCCTTCCGCGACATCGACCCGAAGGCCCCGACGCACGTCCTCGTGGTGCCGCGCACCCACGCACCCGACCTCGCCGCGCTCGCGGTCGCGGACCCCGCGGGGCTCGCCGCCGTCGGCGAGCTCGTGGGGGAGGTGGCGCGGGCGGAGGGGCTGGAGGCGTACCGCACGGTCTTCAACACCGGGGCCGGCGCGGGGCAGACGGTCTTCCACGCGCACGCCCACGTCATCGGCGGGCGCGACCTCGGCTGGCCGCCGGGCTGA
- the era gene encoding GTPase Era, whose translation MSAFRSGFACFVGRPNAGKSTLTNALVGEKVAITSSRPQTTRHAVRGIVHREDAQLVLVDTPGLHKPRTLLGERLNAVVMTTLGEVDVVGFCLPADERIGQGDTWIAGELAKVRRTPKVAIVTKTDKVPRERVAEQLLAVMRLGEATGIEWADVVPVSAVADEQVGLLTDLLTRLLPEGPAYYPEGELTDEPEMVMVAELVREAALEGVRDELPHSIAVVVEEMAYREDRPEDRPLIDIAATLFVERPSQKAIVIGTKGARLRDVGTRARQQIEALFGAPVYLDLRVKVAKDWQRDPRQLARLGF comes from the coding sequence GTGAGCGCCTTCCGCTCCGGCTTCGCCTGCTTCGTCGGGCGGCCCAACGCCGGCAAGTCGACCCTCACCAACGCCCTCGTCGGGGAGAAGGTCGCGATCACCTCGTCGCGGCCGCAGACCACCCGCCACGCCGTGCGCGGCATCGTGCACCGCGAGGACGCGCAGCTCGTGCTCGTCGACACCCCCGGCCTGCACAAGCCGCGCACGCTGCTCGGCGAGCGGCTCAACGCGGTCGTCATGACGACGCTGGGCGAGGTCGACGTCGTGGGCTTCTGCCTGCCGGCCGACGAGAGGATCGGCCAGGGCGACACCTGGATCGCGGGCGAGCTCGCGAAGGTCCGCCGCACGCCGAAGGTCGCGATCGTCACGAAGACCGACAAGGTCCCGCGCGAGCGGGTGGCCGAGCAGCTGCTCGCCGTCATGCGGCTCGGCGAGGCGACCGGCATCGAGTGGGCGGACGTCGTCCCGGTGTCCGCCGTCGCCGACGAGCAGGTCGGCCTGCTCACCGACCTGCTCACCCGGCTGCTGCCGGAGGGACCGGCCTACTACCCGGAGGGGGAGCTCACCGACGAGCCCGAGATGGTCATGGTCGCCGAGCTCGTGCGCGAGGCGGCCCTCGAGGGCGTGCGCGACGAGCTGCCCCACTCCATCGCCGTCGTCGTGGAGGAGATGGCCTACCGCGAGGACCGGCCGGAGGACCGCCCGCTCATCGACATCGCGGCGACGCTGTTCGTCGAGCGGCCCAGCCAGAAGGCCATCGTCATCGGGACGAAGGGCGCCCGGCTGCGCGACGTCGGCACCCGGGCGCGCCAGCAGATCGAGGCGCTGTTCGGCGCGCCGGTCTACCTCGACCTCCGGGTCAAGGTCGCGAAGGACTGGCAGCGCGACCCGCGCCAGCTCGCGCGGCTCGGGTTCTGA
- a CDS encoding hemolysin family protein, which translates to MSAADAWVLAGVVVLVLVAAVLAMAEAALSRVGRSRVEELVREGRRGADALHEIAVDAARYLNVLTFLRVAAEALAASLLTWAAVRVLGLSAGSVLLAGAVFAVASYVGIGVSPRTLGRQHADTVGLVVAPGVRRIALLLGPLTSLLILVGNALTPGRGFAEGPFASEAELRDLVDLAQENAVIDTDERAMIHSVFELADTVAREIMVPRTDMVWIERHKTLRQALSLALRSGFSRIPVIGESLDDVVGVVYLKDLVRRTHDEPRSSALHVETAMRPAAFVPESKRVDALLREMQAQRNHLAVVIDEYGGVAGLCTIEDVLEEIVGDISDEYDSGVPDVQHLDERTLRVSARLNLGDLSEILGVDLEDEDVDSVGGLLAKHLGRVPIPGARVEVAGIALTAESGLGRRNRVATVLVEVPEPAAVDEPGAEQDGPSAETATDQQEQVHQ; encoded by the coding sequence GTGAGCGCCGCCGACGCGTGGGTCCTGGCCGGCGTCGTCGTGCTCGTGCTCGTCGCCGCCGTGCTCGCCATGGCCGAGGCGGCGCTCTCGCGCGTGGGCCGCTCCCGGGTCGAGGAGCTCGTGCGCGAGGGGCGGCGCGGAGCCGACGCGCTGCACGAGATCGCCGTGGACGCCGCGCGCTACCTCAACGTGCTCACCTTCCTGCGGGTCGCGGCCGAGGCCCTCGCGGCGTCGCTGCTGACCTGGGCGGCCGTCCGCGTCCTGGGCCTGTCCGCGGGCAGCGTGCTGCTCGCGGGTGCGGTCTTCGCCGTCGCGTCGTACGTCGGGATCGGGGTCTCGCCGCGCACGCTCGGGCGCCAGCACGCCGACACCGTCGGGCTCGTCGTGGCGCCGGGGGTGCGCCGGATCGCGCTCCTGCTCGGCCCGCTCACCTCGCTGCTCATCCTCGTGGGCAACGCACTGACGCCGGGGCGCGGCTTCGCCGAGGGGCCGTTCGCCTCCGAGGCCGAGCTGCGCGACCTCGTCGACCTGGCGCAGGAGAACGCCGTCATCGACACCGACGAGCGCGCGATGATCCACTCGGTCTTCGAGCTCGCCGACACCGTGGCCCGCGAGATCATGGTGCCGCGCACCGACATGGTGTGGATCGAGCGCCACAAGACGCTGCGCCAGGCGCTGTCGCTCGCCCTGCGCAGCGGCTTCTCGCGCATCCCGGTCATCGGCGAGTCGCTCGACGACGTCGTCGGCGTCGTCTACCTCAAGGACCTCGTGCGGCGCACGCACGACGAGCCGCGCTCCTCCGCGCTGCACGTCGAGACCGCCATGCGGCCGGCGGCGTTCGTGCCGGAGTCCAAGCGGGTCGACGCCCTGCTCCGCGAGATGCAGGCGCAGCGCAACCACCTCGCCGTCGTCATCGACGAGTACGGCGGCGTCGCCGGCCTGTGCACCATCGAGGACGTCCTCGAGGAGATCGTCGGCGACATCAGCGACGAGTACGACTCGGGCGTCCCCGACGTCCAGCACCTCGACGAGCGCACGCTGCGGGTGAGCGCGCGGCTCAACCTGGGCGACCTGTCTGAGATCCTGGGAGTCGACCTCGAGGACGAGGACGTCGACAGCGTGGGCGGCCTGCTCGCCAAGCACCTCGGCCGCGTGCCCATCCCGGGCGCGCGGGTGGAGGTCGCGGGCATCGCCCTCACCGCCGAGTCCGGGCTCGGGCGCCGCAACCGGGTCGCCACCGTCCTGGTGGAGGTGCCGGAGCCCGCCGCCGTCGACGAGCCCGGCGCGGAGCAGGACGGCCCGTCCGCCGAGACCGCCACCGACCAGCAGGAGCAGGTGCACCAGTGA
- a CDS encoding cytidine deaminase — MSQPDAPAAQTALDPEDAKLVTLARSARARLARPEGAAVRDGDGRTYLAATVELPSLRLSALQAAVAAAVSSGAATLEAAVVVGEAHEPSTTDLAAVADLAGADCPVILADARGRVVRSVRAGA, encoded by the coding sequence GTGAGCCAGCCGGACGCCCCCGCGGCGCAGACCGCCCTCGACCCCGAGGACGCCAAGCTCGTCACGCTCGCGCGCTCCGCCCGCGCCCGCCTCGCCCGCCCCGAGGGGGCCGCGGTCCGCGACGGGGACGGGCGGACCTACCTCGCCGCGACCGTGGAGCTGCCCTCCCTGCGGCTCAGCGCCCTGCAGGCCGCGGTCGCCGCGGCGGTCTCCAGCGGCGCGGCGACGCTCGAGGCGGCGGTCGTCGTGGGGGAGGCGCACGAGCCGTCCACCACCGACCTCGCCGCGGTCGCGGACCTCGCCGGCGCCGACTGCCCCGTCATCCTCGCCGACGCGCGCGGCCGCGTCGTCCGGTCCGTACGGGCCGGCGCGTGA